The Dasypus novemcinctus isolate mDasNov1 chromosome 12, mDasNov1.1.hap2, whole genome shotgun sequence genome includes a window with the following:
- the LOC101425604 gene encoding olfactory receptor 8S1-like, giving the protein MALGNHSTIGNFVLLGLSADPKIQALLFVLFLGIYILTLMGNLWMLLVIRTDPQLHTPMYFFLSHLSFLDFCFSSATVPKLLENLLSQRKTISVGGCLAQVFFVFQFGGTEACLLSVMAYDRYVAICHPLHYGQMMSNQLCKGLVWGSWGLGFLDAFINALLAINLDFCEDDSIPHFSCELPSLFPLSCSSITTNFIVLLCSSVLHALGTCLLIIVSYACIVSTILSITSSSGRGKAFSTCSSHLTAVLLYYGSAFLRYLMPTSGSPLELIFSVQYSVVMPLVNPLIYSLKNNEVKAAVRRTLKKLTNHTQEVMCK; this is encoded by the coding sequence ATGGCCTTGGGGAACCACAGTACCATCGGCAATTTCGTCCTCCTTGGACTGTCTGCTGACCCTAAGATCCAGGCTCTGCTCTTTGTGCTCTTTCTGGGAATTTACATCCTGACCCTGATGGGGAACCTGTGGATGCTGCTGGTCATCAGGACAGATCCTCagctccacacacccatgtacttcttcctgagTCACCTCTCCTTCCTGGATTTTTGCTTCTCTTCTGCCACAGTGCCAAAGCTGCTGGAGAATCTCCTCTCTCAGAGGAAAACCATCTCTGTTGGAGGCTGCCTGGCGCAGGTCTTCTTTGTGTTTCAGTTTGGGGGCACAGAAGCCTGCCTGCTCtcagtgatggcctatgaccgctatgttgcCATCTGCCACCCTCTACACTATGGACAGATGATGAGCAACCAGCTCTGTAAGGGGCTGGTGTGGGGGTCGTGGGGCTTGGGATTTCTGGATGCATTCATCAATGCCCTTCTTGCTATCAACTTGGACTTCTGTGAAGACGATTCCATCCCCCACTTCAGCTGTGAGCTGCCCTCACTCTTCCCTCTGTCCTGTTCAAGTATCACCACTAATTTTATTGTCCTGCTCTGCTCCAGTGTCCTACATGCACTTGGAACCTGCTTACTGATCATTGTCTCTTATGCTTGCATTGTCTCTACCATCCTGAGCATCACCTCCTCCTCAGGTAGAGGCAAGGCCTTCTCCACATGCTCCTCCCACCTCACTGCAGTGCTCCTGTATTATGGCTCAGCTTTCCTGCGCTATCTTATGCCAACCTCGGGATCACCATTGGAGTTGATCTTCTCTGTACAATACAGTGTGGTTATGCCCTTAGTGAATCCACTCATctatagtctaaaaaataatgaagtgaaAGCAGCTGTGAGAAGGACCTTGAAAAAATTAACTAACCACACACAGGAAGTGATGTGTAAATAA